The genomic interval GCAAAAATTTGTATGGCTTCTGCTGTGCTCGAAGCAGCATATACAGCATGGATCCGCTACCCACACCTCaggaaattgaagaaaagtTGAGGCCATACTCTTGTCTTGAGGTTGTGACCTGCCGATGCTGCTGACCTTGCTTAAACGAACAATGAACCTGACATTCGTTTCCTGCAATTTCATTGTGACCTTCTTGAAGAATTGTGCCTCCGTAGTCATTGTGAGCTTCATGAAGGTTATCCTCAAGCTCTTTGTTGGATCCtatgcttcattttttttttttttcgagtttGTAGGTTTTGTTAGTGATATGGTCCTTGCAAATGAAAGATTGTGATACCGGTAATTATGAAACAGTCGACAAGAGTAAGATATGGTTAAACGATGAGAACCACCTGTATTTGTGAAGCCAACATTTGTGgagataaaatttcttaaagttTGTGTTTATATTGTCGTCTATTTGAAGGTTCATTCCATGCCGAAACCCTAGTGTTTATTCTTAACACTTTGAGATTGCAGCTTTAAGATATTAGCTTTAGAAATCTCAAACAAACGATAAGTAGTGGCCAAAAGCCGAAGCCCTAAgcttttttgaagaaaaacacTTGCTGTTAAGAAATCCTTTTCTTATTACAAACAGGTAGAGTTGTGGTGGTAGGGATCATTGAACTTGTCCATGCTCAggatttattttcaaatgtgATTTATTCAAACCCCCCGACTAGCAGCAAATGCATAGTTTCATTTGGCATGCCATCAAGGAATTTTGGTGCATTTCAATCTGTCAAAGATTCAAGATCTCTACACCTTTTGGTAGTTCACCAACCAAGTACCCCATAGAAGAGCAGCCCCAAGCCTAAAACCAGATGACAGAGAAGGCTATGGACTACGGAATAAGATCCTTATGGTATTTGGaaatatattattcatcaaatttttcttatttttttaatcaaatgattaGCCAGATAGCTGAAAAATATCtacccataaaaaaaagaaaagattgttTAATTGACACACAGATTGTTTAATTGATATAATAATCAATATGAGGTTGTGTCGCCTTTCCCTTGGAGGTATGCTGCACAACAGCAAACTATAACCACGTATAAATCAAACCACTCTGGCTGGCTTCACCTTAATTGGATTCTGTAACCGATTACTGAGGCTTGAAGAAACTGGCTTCAATACCAGTATCAATCACAACATAAACCCCAGCAGCAGCCAATACACCACTTAGAGCAATCCCCAAGACCCCTAGTACCCAATTGAGCCACCACATTCCGCTATACATCTTAGGCTTCTTAATCTTGAGCCACATGAAGCATGGGTACGCCAGTGTTACCGGCAGTGCTAGTCCTCCAACCAAACCAGCTAGGCTTCCCAAAAACGGAATTGCCACCGCCAAGAAGAAGCAACCATACCCGAACATAGCCCGGAAAACTGCACGTAGCCACCATGGACACGGCTCCTTCTTTCTGATAGTGTAATTGGATTCCATGTAATCAAATATTGGCATGGCATAGATTTGGAATGAGCTTACTGCATTAACTATGACAAACAAGCTAGTTAGTCCTAGCACCGACCGTGACACATCTCGTGAATGGAATGCATAGAGTGCTGAAAGCATTCCATTTTCTGGGATCTGTCAAGACACAAATTCTCTTGCTTTAGGATAAACATGATACAAATAACTTGGTCATTTTAATTTGGTTTATGAGggtgcaatatatatatatatataccagctGCCCATAAGCCCAATAGCCACCAACTGCAAGAGGAAATAGGCATGCAGCTATGATTGTATAGGAAACCTTGACTCCTTTCCACATTGGTACGCTCGAGGGATGCTTCTCATCTGATGGCATGGTGGCCTGCAACATACAGATATTGAATTGTTGAATGTGAACACAAGACTAACACATGAtgggtttgaatttaaaaataataatattttattaaaaaggtgtgccatgattatataataattatgtcCATATCATTTCCTTTACTCAGAGCCTATGAGAGGAATTGTCTACTACAGATCTACAATTTTGACAAGTTGATTGACTACAGTGAGCTTTGGAACTAGGAGGTTTGATTAACAGTTCCTTTTTTATCAAAGAAAAGTAAAGAGTAGAGAAAGTAAAACGTGAAACATTGACAGAGGACTTATCGTCAGAGGATTTAACAACCAAGCTTTGAACAAAGTGCTCGGAGGGTTAAGAAAAATTCTGCTCATTATCTTCAtactgcatattatatataattttttttttcttattaaatatgtagtatatagaTAATGAGCAGAAGAATTCGATTAATTTAGAAAGAACAAaaccagaaaataaataaaaataactgtaaTATGTGGAAATGATGCGAGGAAATGATGGTCGCAAAGCCCAAAGGGCTAATTAAGCTCGGGGTTTATCCTTTTCGTTTTGACTGTTGTAGGTGCTTATTTCTATAACTTCCAAAAGCACAAACATGTGAGAGGGAATTAGTGGCATGCATATACCTGAATCTCAAGAATAAGATTGTGGCCCCTAAAAGCAAAAGCAATGATCCCAAGTGCATTAAGCACATCAAAAGAACGGTCAATCTGAGTGTTTCCCCTCACGGGATTATAGGACACCCCCGAAAGCCTGCCCTCTGCCACTGACACAACCCATATCAAAGTGCAATACGCAACCGCCGTGACGGCTCCGATCAATGACACACCGGCTATTGAATTCAAGTTTGGCAGCTGTGATAGTAACACTGCTGCGCAGGTAAACACCAAGTACCATTCCACGCTGGTTAGCGGCTGGGAGCATGTGGGCCCGCATACAATCTGGTAGAATTGTTTAGAGGTTGATCCACCGATAATGATCAGAGCCATACAAGTACCACCCGAGAGATACATGATTGGGAACATAGCCAGCCACTTTCCAAGCTTTTCACCTTCAACATTGGAGACAGATTCGACCCCCATAGTTAATAATACATCTAGACATCTCATCCGAGAGAAGAACATTAATAGAGTAATTGTTGAGTTTTACGAGTGTAGAATCGAAAGCATAAGCAATAAGAGTCATGAGTTGTTTCTTAAAGACATCAATCATACCAAAGGCAGCACAGGAGAGTTGGAGGTATCGGCTGTAGCGCATCCCAGTTTCAATTGATTCGTGGAGCTGCACGAGTACCCATAGGGTGTAAAGCTGCCAGATGAATGCTAGGGTCAAACCAATTATCCCCCATGTCCTGCAAAAACAATCAAAAAGTTATATATAGAAACTTGAAAGCCATGCATTGAGCTGATAAGAAGCAGCTTCAATGAGAATACCACTTCAGCTCTAATGGAGTTTTGAGTGACTTACCAGCCAAGGATCGTGAAAGCCACAGGAAGCACAAGAGCCTGAACTCCAATCCCAGAACAAAGAGTGTGAAACGCAGCATAGTATTGGTTACCATTTCTGGACTCGGTGATGGGAAGCCAAGCGTCCTGGGGATCAAGCTTGGTCATCCTGAGAGCCTTCCTCATTGGGCTTCCAAGAGGAGTAATGAACCTTGGAGTTAGGGAGAGCCTTGGGTTCTTGGGGTTTTGGGTGTCTTGTTTCGAGGGGCTCCTGCTGCACCTGCATGCTCCCCATCATGAAGCAGCGGCGACCTTGACAAAGATGGTGAGTGGTACTGAGAGGGTGGACATGACACAGGCGGAGTCAACACAACCGGAGGTGTTGGGGCAGCTGATCGTGGTCTCGGCGTTAATGGTGCCGATCTAATCTCGTTCTGCTCGCTCATTTTTTGACGTCGCTCTGCTTTGGTTATTGAACCATGCAATTTGCAAGCTGCCTCCTCCCTCTCAGTCTTGCAAGTACAAAATGCTATCAGGCCTAACACGTTATATATAAAAGCTGCCTAGCTAGGTTGAAGGAAAGAGCAGGTGGGGGGTTCGTTCCAGGGAGCTTTTGATGACCAGCTTGTTGAAAACTTTTGAGAATAATTTAAGGCAATTTATTAACGGACAATTTTGGCTGGCTCTGTCTTTGAATTATCGAAGAAATACGAGAAACTAACCTTGTTGCGGCGGAAGGTTGTTGCACCTTGTTTTCGACGAATTTGCCCGTTTGTCAAAAAAGGTGTCCTTACGACTCTAATAAAAGTGATGAGAGTCCACGGTCTCTGGTCGGCCATCGGAACGGAACGTTATATggttaattagaaataaatgatCGATGATTGTGATAACACATTGATCAcattaattatgatatatagaattttaaatgattgtcattcaactatatatatcacACGATGGCTGTGTATAAAGAGGGaccataaatttcaaaattatagaATTGACCATTATAAtcctaattttgaaaaaaagctAAGGGTTATATTGTAAAACTAATTTGAGAGttctattcaactttcaataaaatatctcatttcatctcatctgaactgcgtaatcAAACGTGACCTCATTCTTGCAAAAAATTctttactttttcaacttttgtaCATCATCTTTTCTGGATTTTAACAAACTTTTATTCATCTTTCCATCTATCTGATCTAATTGGTCTTTTAACAAGAGAATTATTTTGTGAGAGAATTAGCATGTAACATACAGCTAGATATTACGTGTTAGAAAGTGCCACATgtcaaccaataaaaaaattgacatatgACATTGAGATGCCACGTCCAATATTCGATTACAAATGGTAGAGAAATcccttttaaaaacaaaatttgtaaAAGCCTAAGCATTTTGAGTGATGCTAGAAATACAGAGGGTCTTTTCCGAATAGAGCCCGGAAGGCTTGAGAAAGTTATTGTTCATTGAATCtattcggaaaaaaaaaaaaaaaaaagaaaagaaaataaaaaaccccTCCCTATGCATGTCATATTATTTTccgtttttcttttaaaaaaagaaaagaaaaaaataataaaaatagcaaACCATGAAAAACATTTCTAACAAagtgaagaaaatgatttatacaattataGAAAATGACAGTttcgcatattttttttaaaaataggcATATTTGGAactaaagaaatttatttttaacggCGAGTcctgttattttttaaaagataagactTACACATTCTAGATTATATCTAGCAATATAATTAACCAAATGATAGTGCTACGTCCACCGTTCCTAGTTCTCGCTAGAAGCTACCGTTAGAcgtaattggttttttttttttacatgtatttttaacatttttaaatatttttttttaaaaatcacaatattattaaaaaaatactttcttaatcattaagtaaaaagaaaaattaaaaaataaaataaaaaaattccaataatAAGAACTAAGGGtgatagtatcattttccttgacCAAATGAGTCCAAAGATGTGGGCTAGAATTAGTTGCTTCCTTTGATGACCAGAAAACAAATGAGCCATCATGAAAGAtctgtttttgtatttttcctcttttatatTCGTGGGAGGGGGTGACCGGTGAAGTATATCCGTTAAATAATCACAccatttacattttatatgaCAGTAAAGTTGACAAATGATCACACTCTCCTTACAAATTTAATAATTCTCGCATATGCGTAATTTAGTATCTATGAGATACAATAGCATACATAGACCATCTCTAAATGATtataaaagcaaacaaaaattGATATCCAAGCAATCTATGTTTTAGGTAGTGATTTGCGATACTTCAGTGCTTCAAAGCGAGCAGCAAGTGCATCATAATCTGGCAATTTGGGATGCACGCGAAGGGCTGTGTCTTGTTTATCATGACATGAAGGTACTGAAGGTGGAGGCCGCTCGGGCGGTGGACAAATGCCACTGGGTGGTTCTTCCATCTCAATTTCTTCATCACAGTCTGATTCATCAAACTTTATGTCTGAATGTCTAGAAAGTGCATTGTAGCTCTGCCTCCCATAAACCTTTCCACCATTCACATTAGTAGTCAGCTCACTGCTTACACAATGAGACCTTCCAAAACTCTCAGACTCATATTTGCTCCCTGTAGCGTTTAGCTGATGATCCATATTCTGTAAGTTAACTGCAGAATGGTCATTTGGCATGAAGGAGCCAGTAGATTTGCCCGAAAGGGTATCAAATGCATGGTTGATATTTGAGTCATTCGACTTATTAGCAAGGCTAGAAGCTCGAGTGACTGGATTGAAGTCTCTGTTTGCCAAATAGGCAGCAGCTTGGGCAGCAGCAATTGCTTTCTTGGCAGATTCTGCAGCTGCTTCAGCAGCTGACACTGTGTCCTCAAAATGCTTATTGCCATTTTCTCTACAACATGTTGATCTAGGTAAATAACAAGAATagaatacatttaaaactaaattttttatgGTGAATCAGAGGTGAGAATAACATATTGGGTGACATACCTGGTAGTTGGCTTATTCGACTCAGCAGACTGAGTCGGTCCGGGCTTCAGGGGTAAGCTGGTAGCACTAACGAAAGTGTTTGGTCCTTCCTGATcagtgaaagaaaaaacagaattttggagaaaaacaataaaaactcaAATGTAACAAATGTGTGcagccacagagagagagagagagagagagtgtgtgtgtgtgtgtgtgaatataAGGTACATACTAAACGCTCTTCTGGAGCCTTGAGAAGCTCCAACTCAGATTCTGTTGTATCCCATTGAATATTGTGTTCTTTTGCTATTTCCTTCATGATTTTCAACTTCACTTCACCAGTAGGGGTTCTGACAGATAGCTTGTCTATTAACTACGAGAATTTGGAGGGAAAAATGTTACAAGAGAACATAACATTTAGAGTTCAACAGAAAAGATGGCTAATGTTTGACTCACATACAAGCTAATCAATGAGTTTTTGCATGACATATGATTAACAAAAGGAAAGGAAGATGGTAGTTACCATGCGGTTTACACCACCGTTAGGTCGCAGATCAGTAGCTGCAGATACAAAATCTTTCccatattttttctcaaaaatattccTAATTGCCACTAGTTCTGGAATTTCTGAGCACCTTGGAGCAGCAAATATTAAACTAGCAATCCCTTCTTTGAGATCTGCTGGGCATTCCCTGAAATAATTAGATGCATATCAGAATTCCATGTATTCAAGCTTTACAGAGTAGTAAGGATAATTCAATTCTTTCACCTTTGCTTGGCAATGATCTGAAGTCTGGacacaaccaattcacagaagAGCTCAATGAACTCATTTGCAGCCAAAACATTCTGTTCTCTGATAACATGTTCAACCTGACGGTGAAATTATTGGCAGTTATGAAAATTAGTGGTCACAATGTTTGGCAAATGTGTAAATAAGCCTGACGGTGAAATTATTGGCGGTTATGAAAATTAGCGGTCACAATGTTTGGCGAATGCAAATAAACCTGACAGTGAAATTAGTTTTTACTTATTTATCAACATTCTCTTCCTTTCTGAAAAATCCTTAATTACAAataggaaaaaatataaaagagcaCTGGTAACATGGAATTTAAGAAATAGAACCATCTCAGGCAAATGCTCACTGATAAAAGTAGCTCCCAGGTACTATTCTAGTGTGTCCTTACTCCTTATCCTTTCTTCAAAACCTTTGAGTCATAATTACACGTACACACACCAAGTATAATGAAACTTTGCACTCTGACAGCAAAAGGCTGATCCAAACCTCTGATAGCAGTTGTTTGACCATGTTTTCTCTTCAGATCCAAGCTCGGCCTAATCATAGTTTTACTTATGAAGTTTTTTGAGTCTGTGGGAACAGATGGCAGAGGCTGCCTCAGAGGAGAATTCGGGAGGATCCACAAGTAgatatttcaatttatattttatggtttGTTGGGGAAATATCTGACAGAGTTTGAAGGGTTATTCTTAACAGGGTGTGCAAATTGTAATACTCATCTTTTGATAATGGATTCTTGCAAAAATGCTTCATCCATGGATGTAGGTTTTCAAAGCTCATTAATCTCTGGTGTCTTCAGGCTTTTTCTCCcctatattttgtttagaactTTCACAAAACATACATTTTAATACTAGTAAAATTTCATCAATACGAGCAAAAGGCACACTCATGTATTATTTATTGCATATGAGAGAGTTGTCTATctagatacaagaaaatcatgaaaagtgATCCCCTTAAAGTCTCTAGACTTGGCAAAACATACTAATTCTAAAAACCACAACATAGTGGACCATCCATGAACTTAGTAAGAGTTGTTAGTATGCCTTATTtagtaaaatacaaaacaatacaGCTTGCATAATGaggagaaaaaaggaaaagaaaagagaaaaccaTGATACGCCATTTCCATTCAGGAATCCATTAGAAAAATGCCTTAAACAGAAAGCATAAGTGAGGTGCTAATTAGAAACGGTTTGTATATAAAGCCAGACAacaaatcactttttttttttcaatttagatATGGTCTTCCAATAACTGCGAAGACAGTAAGGCATAACCAATACTAGTTTTGGCAGTTTAACTGACACAATCCAGTgcgcaaaaaaaaaatctttgtacaTGAAATAGAAACAGAACTTTGAGGACCGGAAGAATGATTTCAAGTTAATTATAAGGtgtaaaagaatttttcttgtaAGGATGACACTGGATTAGGGTAAGTCCATCCCCTTCTAACAACTCctgtaatatttttaaaagacaCTGAATCTTAGCAAAGCATCAAAACGACCATAAACCTACAAATGCTTTACTCGCTAGTCACTACCTTACAGAAAGTTGTCACGTAATTCAAGGGCGTGGCCACTCTGGCAACGTTAAAGTGAAAGTAAGTCCTCATACCAAGTAAGTGCAGCCAGCAAAGGCAGTGGACTCCTTTCAAACTCTCTAGAAGGTAAAAACCACCAGCTCATTCAAACCAGATGTCCAACTACCATAAACAACCCAAGATAGGGCCACCGAAGGAAATCCAACCAATTCCATTCCCTTTTTTACGATGCTTAAAAGACAAATTTTATTTCCTCTCATAGTAGCGTTCTCATTCTATTGCAGATTTTCAgcaaacataatatatattgctGATAGTGACCCCTAggaaatgtaataaaaaaactcGAGCAATATTTTAGCACCAACATGGCAACACCAATATAAAAATAGACGATAAACAGATTCTACCACACCCCAAatccaaaataatatcaatgcGGGCTCCGATGGAAAAACCCAAAATAATCTTTAACGCTCGGTTTGTTTCATTTCAAAGTTCTGTGTAACAcccaaaatagaaacttaagTTTGACAATTACCCGGATGCGAGCAGTGGCATCTTGACCGGACTGTAGAAGCAACGCAATGTCTCGCCGCATCTGCTTCACCACCACCTGTCTCTTGTTCCTCAGCAGCTTTATCCTCGCCACCGCCATCTTAGCCGCTGTCTTGCTGTTAtccattttccattttattccaaaggaaaaagaatgtagaaataaataaaacactatCCTCTGCTCCCAAGGAATTACTCAGTACCCAGAATCAATcacagaccaaaaaaaaaaacgtttacACATTTTCttagcaaccaaacaaaaacgGGTGTGATCAACtgggaaaagaaaagcaaaaggggggagagagagaaatgtaCCATTTGGAGGAGTTGAAGCCACGGCTGAAGAGAGAAAAGCTGAGCTTCATGAGATTCCTGGCGTGGGTCATGGCTACCCTTGTCGCAGTCATGGTAGagtgtatgagagagagagagagagagagagagagagagagcgacgTTGTTTTTTCGGTCTTTTTCAAGAAGTGAAAACGGTCGCCTGAGTTGTAAAGTAGATCCGTTCGGCTCCTGATAGGATGAGGATCCGATGGTTCCACTGTAGGCACAGGCTGATCATTTTGTCTTGAATCTTGGATGAAATCTATATTCTATTCTGTACGACCTTTGTTCATGTAGCAAAGGAAAAATGTAGCCGTTAGGAAGATTGACACGTGGAAGAATAAGGGGAGGATTCGATGATTGTAAAGGAGCAGAGAATCCGATGCTCATTGAAGGGGCCTTTGGACCGCAGGGGTGGGGAGGGCCGGGGAGTACTAGCAACTTTCAATTAAATTAGCAACGCAAATAcccaatttctttttctataaaaagataataaattggcagaaaataaaaaaagaagagcaTGAAAATTTGAAACCCCACGTCATTTATTGTTCATTCCAAATGGTCCGATACTAGAATGTACCATGTTTTTTGTTATCTATGGGATGGTTTGGAGAATATAGATACAGCAGAAGCATCATTTTGGGGGTGTTGGGTTCCTCCATTTATGGCTTATGCTCTGCTCATGATTGTAATTTTCTTTCACCCTATTTGATTACTGAGAAAATCCAACAAGGGATCAGGGATCAAATCTTTCATCCAGAAAACATGAAACATGCGTTTTATGCCCGATGGATCCGCTAACATAAGAAGCAGACAGCTGACAGAAAATCAAAAAACCTGGCCGACCATACACAAATAGCCGACCCACATTGCAGTCCGCACAACATTAACTACAAAAATGCCGTTCAATTGTCGGCCACGTAATCTAGACACCAAAAGTGGATGCAATGTCTTTAATCTTTTTACACATGGTTACAGAATTACGTGAGACAAGGGTTAGTTTCATAAAAGGTAAAGGGTGCAGGAAGGAATCCTCACATACTTTCCTAAACCTTCCCTATAGATTTTCAGGTCCCAATGAGCAATTGATAAAATCACAGTTCAGTCTGAtccattattttattcttgtgtTTAATTTGTTAATCGcatcaagtatatatataaaatgaacttGATTGATCATTGTTTAAACAAgaacgacaaaaaaaaaaaaaaggaaataaaacaaGGGCTGATCGAGCAAGAACAATGcaaatcatattaaaattgCAATTGTGTTTCTTTACATTTTGATTCATGTACATGGATAAACATTTGAGAAGGTGATAAAAGCCAGAGTATGAGATCAGCTAGTTAGAAATTATATTCAGGATCAATACTCTTGCTTGGATCAAGCGCCTAAACAAGCATTCCAAACCTTTCTCAAGGCCTTCCATGCTAACATCCAAAGCACCCAACCTAATCTGTGCAGATTGTATCTTTTGTGCCTCCATATCTTGGCTTGAATTGTGCATCAAGAGGTTGCCAACTGCTGTATCCACCCTCTCCAACTCATTCTGCATGTTTCCGGCCTGTTGGTCTTTGCCTGCAAGTACACCTTTCTGCAGTTGTTTGAAAACCAATGACCACCTGCTACTGCTAGGCTTTGGTTTCAACACTGGCACCGAAAGGAATAACAACAGCGAGTGAAAGATTGAAATAGTACTGAAGCTTGTTTCCGCAAGTACTCTGACCACTGCGGGGAGGGGATCATCTAGATCTGACATGGGGAGATCCCGAATTGGTTATGATCTATCGGCTTCAAGGATGCTAGAGACTTGACAATCTCCTTTTTCATCAGTCTTCTTGAACAAGTATAAGAAGTGACAATGCTTTCAACACTCAAGTCTCCAACCCTTTTTCGGCGAAGAGCTGATTGAAGTTCTCGAATGGATTCTTGCATTGAGAGAATAGCATCTCTGGTTTTGCCACACACATCCAAGTATCCCAAGGAACCTTCAAGCAAGTCATTGACCCATTTCTGGTGTTGCTGTTGGGCAAGAGCTTGTTGGGTCAATGGCAAATTCAGAAGATCATCTATGCATCTATACAATTCACCTAACAGGGATAGACCAAGGCATATTGTTTCTACCCTTTTTGATGATGAAGTTGATGCCTCCCAAGATTTAATCTTGTTTAGCTGTTCTTCAACTCTTAATGTGCTCGGATGAGATCTAGCAGGCAAGCTAATGGATCGAAGGCTATAGCGTTTAGATGGCTTGGGGGAAGAGGAAGCCATAGTTGATCTCTTCACCAtggaaaagttcaaaatttaaGATGGACTCAGTGAGTTTTATGATTCATTCATAACATACTTATACAAAAGCATTTAGGGAATCTGGGAAGGGACAAAAAAAACCCCTATAGGTCCTCAAAGTCAATGTGATCAACATGTGGAGGCAGGGTGGGCTCTCTCTTTAGTCTTTATGGAGCGGGTCATGTTCTCACGTAAACCAAGACCCTCTTTTTTCAATACATTCTTAAGGTATATTTGCTCACAAGAAATgtttggtctaaaaaaaaaatcataaagtactattttataatttcaaatagCTTAATGTAGTATGtgaaattaatgtaattaaacttctttatatatatatatatatatatatatattataaagtagatatatatGACGTTCACGTTGCTTTCATTATTGGGAATTTGTGTTGCACCAAAGACTGATTCATTTGGCTTTTCTTCTACCGTGCCCCACCACTGCCAACATATGCTTATCCAAGGTTCAACGTCATTGTAGCCATATATAGAGAAGTGTAGCCGGCCAAGGTCCTCTGGATGTCAAGAACCTTGGGCCTGCTGAAATCAAGATCTTCAAGGATGGTGGTTGAAATAACATATAAACGTGATATTATTATATGGGTGCACGAGTCGCATGCTGACAACATGTTCCCCTTAAGGTTGCAGCTTGCCAATGTATAGGATATCATTAGTGACCTTATGATATTTGCTATTACGAGGCACATATCACATGCACGTTTAGTTTTATAGTCCATGAATCTTCCTAATATTTTCCTTCACCTT from Juglans microcarpa x Juglans regia isolate MS1-56 chromosome 4S, Jm3101_v1.0, whole genome shotgun sequence carries:
- the LOC121263800 gene encoding uncharacterized protein LOC121263800 isoform X3 yields the protein MPLLASGLNMLSENRMFWLQMSSLSSSVNWLCPDFRSLPSKDLKEGIASLIFAAPRCSEIPELVAIRNIFEKKYGKDFVSAATDLRPNGGVNRMLIDKLSVRTPTGEVKLKIMKEIAKEHNIQWDTTESELELLKAPEERLEGPNTFVSATSLPLKPGPTQSAESNKPTTRSTCCRENGNKHFEDTVSAAEAAAESAKKAIAAAQAAAYLANRDFNPVTRASSLANKSNDSNINHAFDTLSGKSTGSFMPNDHSAVNLQNMDHQLNATGSKYESESFGRSHCVSSELTTNVNGGKVYGRQSYNALSRHSDIKFDESDCDEEIEMEEPPSGICPPPERPPPSVPSCHDKQDTALRVHPKLPDYDALAARFEALKYRKSLPKT
- the LOC121263800 gene encoding uncharacterized protein LOC121263800 isoform X1, yielding MTATRVAMTHARNLMKLSFSLFSRGFNSSKCKTAAKMAVARIKLLRNKRQVVVKQMRRDIALLLQSGQDATARIRVEHVIREQNVLAANEFIELFCELVVSRLQIIAKQRECPADLKEGIASLIFAAPRCSEIPELVAIRNIFEKKYGKDFVSAATDLRPNGGVNRMLIDKLSVRTPTGEVKLKIMKEIAKEHNIQWDTTESELELLKAPEERLEGPNTFVSATSLPLKPGPTQSAESNKPTTRSTCCRENGNKHFEDTVSAAEAAAESAKKAIAAAQAAAYLANRDFNPVTRASSLANKSNDSNINHAFDTLSGKSTGSFMPNDHSAVNLQNMDHQLNATGSKYESESFGRSHCVSSELTTNVNGGKVYGRQSYNALSRHSDIKFDESDCDEEIEMEEPPSGICPPPERPPPSVPSCHDKQDTALRVHPKLPDYDALAARFEALKYRKSLPKT
- the LOC121262225 gene encoding uncharacterized protein LOC121262225, with product MASSSPKPSKRYSLRSISLPARSHPSTLRVEEQLNKIKSWEASTSSSKRVETICLGLSLLGELYRCIDDLLNLPLTQQALAQQQHQKWVNDLLEGSLGYLDVCGKTRDAILSMQESIRELQSALRRKRVGDLSVESIVTSYTCSRRLMKKEIVKSLASLKPIDHNQFGISPLLKPKPSSSRWSLVFKQLQKGVLAGKDQQAGNMQNELERVDTAVGNLLMHNSSQDMEAQKIQSAQIRLGALDVSMEGLEKADPSGIKRMFHVFWMKDLIPDPLLDFLSNQIG
- the LOC121263800 gene encoding uncharacterized protein LOC121263800 isoform X2 — translated: MTATRVAMTHARNLMKLSFSLFSRGFNSSKCKTAAKMAVARIKLLRNKRQVVVKQMRRDIALLLQSGQDATARIRVEHVIREQNVLAANEFIELFCELVVSRLQIIAKQRECPADLKEGIASLIFAAPRCSEIPELVAIRNIFEKKYGKDFVSAATDLRPNGGVNRMLIDKLSVRTPTGEVKLKIMKEIAKEHNIQWDTTESELELLKAPEERLEGPNTFVSATSLPLKPGPTQSAESNKPTTRENGNKHFEDTVSAAEAAAESAKKAIAAAQAAAYLANRDFNPVTRASSLANKSNDSNINHAFDTLSGKSTGSFMPNDHSAVNLQNMDHQLNATGSKYESESFGRSHCVSSELTTNVNGGKVYGRQSYNALSRHSDIKFDESDCDEEIEMEEPPSGICPPPERPPPSVPSCHDKQDTALRVHPKLPDYDALAARFEALKYRKSLPKT